One segment of Pseudobacteriovorax antillogorgiicola DNA contains the following:
- a CDS encoding SpoIIE family protein phosphatase: MDFKFKDYRIKKVRRETELFKEYLATRGGDPKPYILKVLDLTKDGRDFLQYEFRFIKRYGLSSFLIPIDIDTEEGRTVAVYEMPDCMSLHNLAKSNISIKQKLEVAVRLFDALSKLNSHHITLRIVNSHNILISGKDGRIYFSDLMAAIEEKSKDPIAWGVRIPKEHYPYMSPEQTGRIKKSSDYRTDFYSVGICLFELFTGSVPFICSNILEYFNSHVAKAMPLAYELSPSVPHQVSMIIDKLGQKNPESRYVSAWGAKADLQKCWYYFDRGEEIPRFPLAERDVSDKLQFPDRIYGRDLDIVLLNRELNRFKDNESNLVVLEGAAGVGRTSLIEEFRRKMVRDDSLFMYGSFTRESQRRPYEALIEAFTTLIKQMLMQSESQLNYWKTKIRDAVGENGYYISRLIPELELILGKQKQVKSLGPKEEKSRFELTFRNFVGSLSESKEPVILFLDDLQWMDHASNDLLNFVFNQNEELRIFVILGYRSDAEDRRWLLNEIEIQFERMGYRITRQSLQPLQRKDVGDWLQDTFKFDEEELAEFSDLIIQKTRGYPYFIRQFIEQLVDGDAIYFNDHDCRWYWDFHKASNQRITDNTADLLVENFRSLPPTSINVLCYAACLGESFALDELLIVMEEEETVVKQALLSICEEGILLPLMERNLQFLKVSENFITNARFQFTHDRVRLAAEMLMSPKKRAKVHLQIGQAQLSYLTEQQVEDRIYELVNHFNMSLTDQSAADFAVARLNLKAAKRAHQSSAFKASIQYLKNAITLIGEDSWQHNYDTCIEIYKEMAIVSFLGKDNLAMRDAIEEVRVHAKTLEDLIEVQEVEIQSTMAEDKIAAIRIATDYMNSLGTKLPHNPTRVHVAWHLLKALVQIRVRPYMEVLRSHEVVEDKKLEAIMRIGCSVGSAAYLAQPNFSPILICFGVVMGLKNGHVSSMPFAYAGFATILAGVFRNYDEAHQLGEFSRELSLRFNLKDQICRVEHMVWSFINPWKVPVRDCLQGVIKAFRTGMDGGEFEFAIHAINIYGFYAFFSGKNLNVLSDELRDYRRLIAELNYEHLLAHTEMYRQGVNNLMEGSENSVTLCGQFYNEKKHVAFIESAHDFAFYKAVLQLMLAYSFKQDLKAIEFVRQCNAKAYAAVGSFATPTYLFYEALLYIRLIREKRTRWAYFKRRRVKAIMKKMELWSHHCPQNHYHRYLILKGELHHLQGEFELAIKYLNQASDFAEKNGFVHEVALSYELVAQLALNSGLLHIAQDYMGRSLQAYREWGATKKVERLLKEHAHWLKLENHQQSHGRRNAESLDFETFREVISGLAQETRHDKLIDQVMRSSLMFAGGDKGFIILREARSQIFKIARSFDGNTMAVVDANYQKSQDLCLGVVNYVLRTARIIVVDDALIPNRIIPGLERESYIADNLVRSLACLPIIVGGRTGKELIGVIYLENSLTSHVFSQQKIQMLELIGQTAAGRIELSKKSDILEDSLQQAYQVQQAMLPKTGGISSFSVSEYYQAAEHTGGDWYGYYEDKAAKRLYFFIGDVTGHGVSSSLITGTAAGAVYSSLDTLKRSTNNRLTMDEEIEILAMAVNKAVFDTGAKVDRMMTMLFMIFETDTGNGVYINAGHPGGCIIGYKKNRVFLSSGGPLGYLPDPKYRIREFSLERQESIFFYTDGLTENRGPNGEEFKIRRLMKLLEPSKTPYELKQIILKQGRAIWQNHPAEDDCAFVILRWEGTEDDLKKEFLPA, from the coding sequence ATGGATTTTAAATTCAAAGACTATCGAATCAAAAAGGTTCGTCGGGAGACCGAGCTCTTCAAGGAGTATCTGGCAACCCGTGGAGGCGACCCCAAACCTTACATATTAAAAGTCCTCGATCTTACCAAGGATGGAAGGGATTTTCTCCAGTATGAGTTTCGCTTTATAAAACGCTACGGTCTCTCTAGCTTTCTGATCCCGATAGACATCGATACTGAAGAAGGGCGTACAGTAGCGGTGTACGAGATGCCGGATTGCATGAGCCTCCATAATCTGGCTAAAAGTAATATCTCGATCAAGCAAAAACTTGAAGTTGCAGTCCGGCTCTTTGATGCTCTTAGCAAGTTGAACTCCCATCACATAACACTGAGAATCGTTAATTCGCACAACATTTTGATTTCAGGTAAAGATGGGCGAATCTACTTCTCTGATCTGATGGCCGCCATTGAAGAAAAGAGTAAAGATCCTATCGCTTGGGGGGTTCGAATCCCAAAAGAACATTATCCCTACATGTCTCCAGAGCAGACAGGTCGAATCAAAAAGTCGTCTGACTATCGAACAGATTTTTACTCCGTTGGCATATGCCTTTTCGAGTTGTTCACGGGTAGTGTACCGTTCATCTGTAGCAACATACTAGAGTACTTCAACTCTCATGTGGCAAAAGCTATGCCGCTAGCCTACGAGCTGAGCCCATCGGTACCCCATCAGGTTTCGATGATTATAGACAAGCTTGGCCAGAAGAATCCTGAAAGTCGCTATGTGAGTGCCTGGGGAGCAAAAGCTGATCTACAAAAGTGTTGGTACTACTTTGATCGTGGGGAAGAAATTCCTCGTTTTCCATTAGCTGAAAGAGATGTATCTGACAAACTACAGTTTCCTGATCGTATCTATGGCCGGGATTTGGATATCGTACTCTTGAATCGTGAGTTAAATCGATTCAAGGACAACGAGAGCAACCTTGTGGTGCTTGAAGGTGCAGCGGGTGTGGGGCGTACAAGCCTCATTGAAGAATTTAGGCGCAAGATGGTGCGAGACGATTCGCTTTTTATGTACGGCTCCTTCACCAGGGAAAGTCAGAGGCGACCCTATGAAGCGTTGATCGAGGCATTTACGACTTTGATCAAGCAAATGTTAATGCAGTCTGAAAGTCAGCTCAACTATTGGAAAACCAAGATTCGTGATGCAGTGGGTGAAAATGGTTACTACATCTCTCGGCTTATTCCTGAACTGGAGCTGATTCTTGGCAAGCAAAAGCAGGTGAAGTCCTTAGGACCAAAAGAAGAAAAAAGTCGTTTTGAGCTAACCTTTCGCAATTTTGTTGGCAGTCTGAGCGAAAGCAAGGAGCCAGTGATCTTATTTCTGGATGACTTGCAATGGATGGATCATGCTTCTAATGATCTCTTAAACTTTGTTTTTAACCAAAACGAAGAGCTGAGAATCTTCGTTATCCTAGGCTATCGCTCCGATGCTGAAGATCGGCGCTGGTTGCTCAATGAAATTGAAATTCAGTTCGAGCGCATGGGGTATCGTATCACGCGGCAGTCATTGCAACCACTCCAGCGCAAGGATGTTGGCGATTGGTTGCAGGATACCTTTAAGTTCGATGAAGAGGAACTTGCTGAGTTCTCAGATTTGATCATTCAGAAAACGAGAGGCTATCCTTACTTTATTCGTCAGTTTATCGAACAATTAGTGGATGGTGATGCGATATACTTCAACGATCACGACTGTCGATGGTACTGGGATTTTCATAAGGCTAGCAACCAAAGGATCACCGATAATACTGCAGATCTTTTAGTCGAAAATTTTCGTAGCCTCCCACCAACATCAATCAATGTATTGTGCTATGCAGCTTGCCTCGGTGAAAGCTTTGCTCTGGATGAACTCCTGATCGTAATGGAAGAGGAAGAAACTGTTGTTAAGCAAGCATTACTTTCTATTTGTGAAGAAGGTATCTTGTTGCCCCTTATGGAGCGCAACCTTCAGTTCCTCAAAGTCTCTGAGAACTTTATCACCAATGCCAGATTTCAATTCACCCATGATCGCGTTCGCCTCGCCGCAGAAATGCTCATGAGCCCTAAGAAACGGGCAAAAGTTCATCTCCAGATTGGTCAAGCCCAACTTTCATATCTTACCGAACAGCAGGTTGAGGATCGAATTTATGAGCTAGTGAACCACTTCAATATGTCTTTGACGGATCAATCTGCAGCGGATTTTGCGGTGGCGAGATTGAATCTAAAAGCCGCGAAACGGGCTCATCAGTCCTCTGCTTTTAAGGCGTCGATCCAGTATCTAAAAAATGCCATTACCTTGATTGGCGAAGATTCATGGCAGCATAACTACGATACTTGTATTGAAATTTACAAAGAGATGGCGATTGTAAGCTTCCTAGGGAAAGACAACCTTGCCATGAGGGATGCGATCGAAGAAGTAAGGGTTCACGCCAAGACTCTTGAAGATCTTATCGAAGTTCAGGAAGTTGAAATTCAAAGCACCATGGCTGAAGACAAGATTGCTGCAATTCGCATTGCCACTGACTATATGAACTCACTTGGTACAAAGTTGCCTCATAATCCGACTAGAGTTCATGTCGCCTGGCACCTTTTGAAAGCTCTGGTTCAGATCCGGGTGCGACCCTACATGGAGGTCCTTCGTAGTCATGAGGTGGTTGAGGACAAGAAACTTGAGGCTATCATGAGGATTGGCTGTTCAGTGGGCTCTGCTGCTTACCTGGCGCAGCCTAACTTTTCTCCGATTTTGATCTGCTTCGGTGTGGTGATGGGGCTAAAGAATGGTCATGTCTCGTCCATGCCATTCGCCTATGCTGGCTTTGCAACTATATTGGCCGGAGTTTTCCGAAATTATGATGAAGCTCATCAGCTTGGTGAATTCAGCCGAGAGCTATCTCTTAGGTTTAATCTGAAGGATCAGATCTGCCGAGTTGAGCATATGGTTTGGTCGTTTATCAACCCTTGGAAGGTTCCTGTTCGAGACTGTTTGCAAGGCGTGATCAAGGCTTTCCGCACTGGAATGGACGGTGGCGAGTTTGAGTTCGCAATTCATGCCATTAATATTTACGGTTTTTACGCCTTCTTCTCTGGCAAGAACTTAAATGTGTTAAGTGATGAGCTACGTGACTATCGCCGATTGATCGCAGAGCTAAATTATGAGCACCTTCTCGCTCACACTGAGATGTATCGTCAGGGTGTCAATAACCTGATGGAAGGTTCTGAAAACTCTGTGACGCTCTGCGGTCAGTTTTATAATGAGAAAAAACATGTGGCATTTATCGAGTCGGCCCATGACTTTGCTTTTTACAAGGCAGTTCTTCAATTGATGTTGGCATATAGCTTTAAGCAAGATCTTAAGGCGATCGAATTCGTCCGTCAGTGCAATGCCAAGGCATATGCAGCCGTGGGCTCCTTTGCAACACCCACCTACCTATTCTACGAGGCGCTCCTATATATCAGACTGATTCGGGAGAAGCGAACCCGTTGGGCCTACTTCAAACGCAGGCGGGTCAAGGCAATTATGAAAAAAATGGAGCTTTGGAGTCACCATTGTCCGCAAAATCACTACCATCGCTATTTGATTCTCAAGGGCGAGCTTCATCACCTTCAAGGCGAGTTCGAACTGGCTATCAAGTACCTCAATCAAGCATCAGATTTCGCAGAGAAAAATGGCTTTGTACACGAAGTTGCTTTATCTTATGAGCTCGTTGCGCAGTTGGCTCTGAATTCAGGACTGCTTCATATAGCTCAAGACTACATGGGGCGGAGCTTGCAAGCCTATCGAGAATGGGGAGCGACCAAAAAGGTGGAGCGTCTGCTCAAAGAGCATGCCCACTGGTTGAAGTTGGAAAATCACCAGCAATCTCATGGTCGCCGCAATGCAGAAAGTCTTGATTTTGAAACCTTCCGTGAGGTGATTTCTGGTCTTGCCCAAGAGACGCGGCACGACAAACTCATCGATCAAGTCATGCGCTCGTCGCTGATGTTTGCAGGAGGGGATAAGGGGTTCATCATCCTGCGTGAAGCTAGATCCCAGATCTTTAAGATTGCGCGGAGTTTTGATGGTAACACCATGGCAGTTGTTGATGCGAACTATCAGAAAAGCCAGGACCTGTGTCTTGGGGTAGTGAACTACGTTTTGAGAACAGCGCGTATTATCGTTGTTGATGATGCTTTGATTCCCAATCGAATTATTCCTGGTCTGGAACGGGAGAGTTATATAGCCGATAATCTTGTAAGGTCTTTGGCTTGCTTGCCAATTATTGTCGGTGGACGAACGGGAAAGGAGCTGATTGGGGTTATATACCTTGAGAACAGCCTGACATCTCATGTTTTCTCACAGCAGAAGATCCAGATGTTAGAGTTAATTGGCCAGACAGCAGCAGGCCGAATCGAATTATCAAAGAAATCGGATATTTTGGAAGACTCTCTCCAGCAGGCCTACCAGGTGCAGCAGGCGATGCTTCCCAAAACTGGCGGCATCAGTTCATTCTCTGTCAGCGAGTACTACCAAGCTGCTGAGCACACTGGTGGCGACTGGTATGGCTACTACGAAGACAAGGCTGCAAAGCGACTATATTTCTTTATCGGTGACGTGACGGGGCATGGGGTATCTTCCTCTTTGATTACTGGAACAGCAGCTGGTGCGGTCTACTCATCTTTAGACACACTGAAGCGATCCACAAACAATCGTTTGACTATGGATGAAGAGATCGAGATCTTAGCCATGGCTGTTAACAAGGCGGTTTTTGATACTGGTGCGAAGGTCGATCGCATGATGACGATGCTATTCATGATCTTTGAAACTGATACTGGTAATGGGGTCTATATCAATGCTGGTCACCCGGGCGGGTGTATCATTGGCTACAAGAAGAACCGGGTCTTTTTATCATCAGGTGGCCCCCTTGGTTATTTACCTGATCCTAAATACAGAATTAGAGAGTTCAGTCTTGAAAGGCAAGAATCTATCTTCTTCTATACCGATGGTCTAACCGAAAATCGTGGGCCCAATGGCGAGGAGTTTAAAATACGGCGTCTTATGAAGCTTCTTGAGCCCAGCAAGACACCCTATGAGTTGAAACAAATCATCCTGAAACAAGGTCGAGCGATCTGGCAAAATCACCCAGCCGAGGACGATTGTGCCTTTGTCATCCTGCGATGGGAAGGGACTGAAGACGATCTGAAGAAAGAATTCCTACCTGCTTAG
- the asnB gene encoding asparagine synthase B, producing MCGLFAFQGSSLSEATLTQSFDQLVHRGPDQTHIHIEEQLFIGFHRLSIMDLSSHGMQPFISPYTGNILICNGEIYNHEEIHQEFAASFPFQSQSDCEVLLPLIQEYGIDEASRRLDGEFAIVVYDKQNNALLASRDPIGIRPLFYGYTKYEDEIAFASEAKALHSICRDVKPFPPGHYYDGEGNFIPYRSMSHQPVLKGQSMDSILSGIRQKLTLGVEKRLESDAPLGFLLSGGLDSSLVCALAARSLKKPIQTFAVGCDRDAIDIKYAERVATHIGADHTNVYFTIEEALEALKKVIFCLETWDITTIRASVGMYLVCQYIHKNTNIKVLLTGEVSDELFGYKYTDYAPSGLQFQKEARKRVEELHYYDVLRADRCISAHSLEARVPFGDLDFVDHVMSIDPDFKMNRHNMGKYLLRKAFDDKTELLPHDILFREKAAFSDAVGHSVVDEIKAYAERTISDHQFQGQSYSHGQPLSKEALLYRHIFESFFPNRAELIPGYWMPNPEWTNCEVLDPSARVLPNYGASGA from the coding sequence ATGTGTGGTCTATTTGCCTTTCAAGGCTCGTCTTTAAGTGAAGCAACACTCACGCAATCGTTTGATCAGCTAGTCCATCGCGGCCCGGATCAAACTCACATCCATATTGAAGAACAGCTATTTATTGGATTCCATCGATTATCCATCATGGACCTCAGTTCCCATGGCATGCAGCCGTTTATTAGTCCTTACACAGGCAATATTCTGATTTGTAATGGTGAGATTTATAATCACGAGGAGATTCACCAAGAGTTTGCAGCAAGTTTTCCATTCCAATCTCAATCAGATTGCGAGGTTCTGTTACCCCTCATCCAGGAGTATGGTATTGATGAGGCGTCCCGACGCTTGGATGGTGAATTTGCAATTGTAGTGTACGATAAGCAGAACAATGCACTATTGGCGAGTCGTGACCCTATTGGTATTCGTCCCTTGTTTTATGGCTATACCAAGTATGAGGATGAGATCGCCTTCGCATCGGAGGCAAAAGCTTTGCATAGCATCTGCCGCGACGTGAAGCCATTTCCTCCTGGTCATTACTACGATGGCGAAGGGAACTTCATTCCCTACCGTAGTATGAGTCATCAGCCAGTTTTAAAAGGTCAAAGCATGGATAGCATTCTTTCAGGAATCCGCCAAAAGTTGACTTTAGGAGTTGAAAAGCGCTTGGAGTCGGATGCTCCTCTCGGCTTTCTTCTCAGCGGCGGATTGGACTCAAGTTTAGTCTGTGCCTTGGCAGCTAGGTCACTCAAAAAACCGATTCAAACATTTGCCGTCGGTTGCGACCGCGATGCTATCGATATCAAGTATGCAGAGAGAGTTGCTACGCATATAGGAGCGGATCACACCAATGTCTACTTCACGATCGAAGAGGCTTTAGAAGCTTTGAAAAAAGTTATCTTCTGTTTGGAAACTTGGGATATCACAACCATCAGAGCCTCAGTGGGTATGTACTTAGTTTGCCAATACATCCACAAGAACACCAACATCAAAGTACTACTCACGGGGGAGGTCAGCGATGAGCTATTTGGCTATAAGTATACAGACTACGCGCCCAGCGGACTTCAGTTTCAAAAAGAGGCCCGAAAGCGGGTCGAAGAGCTTCATTATTACGATGTCTTAAGGGCCGATCGTTGCATCAGTGCCCACTCTTTGGAGGCGCGCGTACCATTTGGAGATCTCGACTTCGTCGACCATGTGATGAGTATTGATCCAGATTTCAAAATGAACCGTCACAATATGGGAAAATACCTGCTGCGTAAGGCCTTTGACGACAAAACTGAGCTTTTACCCCACGACATCCTATTTCGTGAAAAGGCCGCCTTCTCCGATGCAGTTGGTCATAGCGTCGTTGACGAGATCAAGGCCTATGCGGAGCGTACCATTAGCGATCACCAGTTTCAGGGTCAGAGTTATTCCCATGGGCAGCCGCTGAGCAAGGAGGCTCTCCTCTATCGTCACATATTCGAATCATTCTTTCCGAACCGCGCAGAACTCATTCCTGGTTACTGGATGCCTAACCCCGAATGGACCAATTGCGAAGTGCTTGATCCCAGCGCCCGAGTCCTTCCAAACTACGGAGCGAGCGGAGCATAG
- a CDS encoding PilZ domain-containing protein, whose amino-acid sequence MASKPAKKNDWMTQKDQDDRVEKRRSLYLGERVLCDVRYRGQAYKTEVVDISTHGVALISISKDKPLELPVGAELKMEFRRRTPICTVEGTVANTGYLTVQGKKKARVGVQFKLKHYERMSDFTAALGEKLFLCKTYIRPQISCYDTFFYKEVILFQVNGFTSQGIDVVTSARWKSILPGQSLKLNVFIPGKGAFEAICRNSEHYYHSPWKGRFRLFLRYENVTRKFLEAVSEYIIMMNPKITPNILRDNGFSIGVLEHACHLERTEYSPHNFPGHRFSPSVLGAGSDDIPLGDERIQAVARDICCKLGPHPVAFFNLAFFNGIISLDQIHPLQKEFSRDILANRHVVLTNLLIGDDANLPDFLIPMLQHVTRITAQSKSKFLILEAEQGIVKILKHIGFQTLKSIAQADGSEDRKLLSLEVNAVLGNKQLALDTQVWSKVYQSLNQFLGRAEPQRSQVRPFQFPNKS is encoded by the coding sequence ATGGCCAGCAAGCCTGCAAAGAAAAATGACTGGATGACCCAGAAGGATCAAGACGATCGCGTCGAAAAACGGCGATCCCTTTATCTTGGGGAACGAGTTCTTTGCGACGTTCGCTATCGTGGTCAAGCTTATAAGACCGAAGTCGTGGATATTTCCACTCATGGTGTCGCTCTAATAAGTATTAGTAAGGATAAGCCCCTGGAGCTACCAGTAGGCGCTGAACTCAAAATGGAATTTAGACGCCGAACGCCCATCTGCACTGTGGAAGGAACCGTGGCTAATACTGGCTACCTTACTGTACAAGGTAAGAAGAAGGCTCGGGTCGGCGTTCAATTCAAATTAAAACACTATGAGCGTATGTCAGACTTTACCGCTGCCTTAGGCGAAAAGCTATTCCTATGTAAAACCTACATCAGACCACAGATATCTTGCTACGATACGTTCTTCTATAAAGAAGTCATTCTCTTTCAGGTAAACGGCTTCACCAGCCAAGGCATCGATGTTGTCACGTCTGCACGTTGGAAGAGTATTCTACCAGGACAGTCTCTGAAGCTGAATGTTTTCATTCCTGGCAAAGGGGCTTTCGAGGCGATCTGTAGGAACTCTGAACACTACTACCACTCTCCCTGGAAAGGAAGGTTTCGGCTCTTTCTTCGTTATGAGAACGTGACACGAAAGTTTCTGGAAGCAGTTAGTGAATACATTATTATGATGAACCCAAAGATCACACCCAATATCCTGCGAGACAATGGTTTCTCGATCGGTGTGTTGGAGCATGCTTGTCATCTAGAAAGAACAGAGTATTCACCCCATAATTTCCCTGGCCACCGTTTTAGTCCATCTGTTCTCGGTGCGGGCAGCGATGATATCCCCCTTGGGGATGAGCGAATCCAAGCGGTCGCACGAGATATCTGCTGCAAACTGGGTCCCCACCCAGTTGCATTTTTCAACCTAGCCTTCTTTAATGGCATCATATCTCTTGATCAGATTCACCCTCTACAAAAAGAGTTCAGCCGAGATATCTTAGCAAACCGTCATGTGGTGCTAACCAACCTTTTGATCGGCGATGATGCCAACCTTCCAGATTTTCTGATCCCTATGCTCCAACATGTAACTAGAATCACAGCGCAATCGAAGTCTAAGTTTTTGATTTTAGAGGCTGAGCAAGGAATCGTAAAGATATTAAAGCATATTGGATTCCAAACCTTGAAATCAATCGCACAGGCTGACGGTAGCGAGGATCGAAAGCTGCTATCATTAGAAGTCAACGCGGTCCTTGGCAACAAGCAACTAGCCCTCGATACCCAGGTATGGTCGAAGGTCTATCAAAGCTTGAATCAGTTTCTTGGGCGTGCGGAACCCCAACGCTCCCAAGTTCGTCCCTTTCAGTTTCCAAATAAATCATAG
- a CDS encoding sigma-70 family RNA polymerase sigma factor, which translates to MESRKLIEEVLAGDRKAFEALVHQYQNVALGFAFSKLGDFHLAEDVVQESFLIAYQKMRNLEEIDSFSSWLRGIVNYRCHRVFRMKLRTWDAIDQSGFEKAADADQHRDLEQLQERRLLEQAILRLPELQRTAVALFYLEDQSQKFISDFLDLPVSKVNNLLADARKRLNRRLFNMAKDHFRERRLEENFAKSIGEVVGIEGPIVDTQLDKNEQTCVFDVLGSKTSNHNKGPEMVVVQRLEKNRFRCMTNGSRISQKDKLYAYGDYHSALKSFTDDQVKATINAMSPKTLEKKQVVTGIKVIDLLCPIMNYGNLGIFGKEGVGRLVFLMELIARKDKIGSDLSIFFFVDGWNALGTQDLLQTEKCLASDFHDKLQIAWMVHPKAASYAFAEQAEFLETRLYFSPLKAMDGLWPAIDPIYCHTFEEQRMHLSTRHQEAAQGVIGALKLTRQKLLDDSYLEKLVLGDGELASQERQVSMAKKLDRLPDDEKVLVKRGLLLERYLTQPFFVAENHTGRKGEFVPLEETIRDCQSILNGDLDDRKLDELMWKGQLQSN; encoded by the coding sequence ATGGAATCTAGAAAACTTATCGAAGAAGTTCTCGCTGGGGATCGGAAGGCTTTTGAGGCTTTGGTTCACCAATACCAAAACGTGGCCTTAGGTTTTGCTTTTTCCAAGCTTGGCGATTTCCACCTAGCAGAAGATGTAGTTCAAGAATCCTTTCTTATTGCCTATCAAAAAATGAGAAACTTGGAAGAGATCGACTCGTTTTCTTCATGGCTAAGAGGAATCGTGAATTATCGTTGTCATAGGGTTTTTCGGATGAAGCTCAGAACTTGGGACGCCATTGATCAGAGTGGATTTGAAAAAGCTGCTGATGCCGATCAGCATCGAGACCTAGAGCAATTGCAGGAACGCAGGTTGCTAGAGCAAGCCATTCTACGCCTTCCCGAACTCCAACGGACCGCTGTGGCTTTGTTTTACCTTGAGGATCAATCACAAAAGTTTATTTCAGACTTTTTGGATCTACCCGTGAGCAAGGTAAATAACCTTCTGGCAGATGCCAGAAAAAGACTCAATAGGAGATTATTCAACATGGCGAAAGACCACTTTAGAGAGCGTCGTTTAGAAGAAAACTTTGCGAAAAGCATTGGGGAAGTCGTTGGGATTGAGGGACCGATCGTCGATACTCAGCTAGATAAAAACGAACAAACCTGTGTCTTTGATGTATTGGGAAGTAAGACCTCCAATCACAATAAGGGGCCAGAGATGGTTGTCGTGCAGAGGCTTGAAAAGAACCGATTTCGCTGCATGACGAATGGTTCGAGAATCTCTCAAAAAGACAAGCTTTATGCTTATGGAGACTACCATAGTGCGCTGAAGTCCTTTACAGATGATCAGGTCAAGGCAACAATCAATGCCATGAGTCCAAAGACCCTGGAAAAGAAGCAAGTGGTCACTGGCATTAAGGTGATTGATTTGCTTTGCCCTATTATGAACTATGGCAATCTTGGTATTTTCGGTAAGGAAGGTGTAGGTCGGTTGGTTTTTCTAATGGAGCTAATCGCTAGAAAAGATAAGATAGGTTCCGATCTATCTATATTTTTCTTTGTAGATGGCTGGAATGCATTAGGTACTCAGGACTTGCTTCAAACAGAAAAATGTCTAGCATCTGACTTCCATGATAAATTGCAAATTGCATGGATGGTTCACCCAAAGGCTGCCAGCTATGCATTTGCAGAACAAGCAGAATTTTTGGAAACGCGGCTTTATTTCAGCCCACTAAAAGCGATGGATGGGCTTTGGCCCGCCATTGATCCTATCTATTGTCACACGTTTGAGGAGCAGCGCATGCATCTCAGTACACGCCACCAAGAGGCTGCCCAGGGAGTGATCGGGGCGCTGAAATTGACAAGGCAAAAGCTTCTTGATGATAGCTATCTTGAGAAGCTGGTCCTGGGTGATGGGGAGCTTGCCAGTCAAGAAAGGCAGGTGTCAATGGCTAAGAAGCTAGATCGTTTGCCAGATGATGAGAAAGTTCTTGTTAAGCGGGGGCTGCTGCTAGAACGATATTTGACGCAACCTTTTTTCGTTGCCGAAAACCACACAGGGCGAAAAGGTGAGTTTGTTCCTTTAGAAGAGACGATACGTGATTGTCAGAGCATTCTCAATGGAGACCTAGATGATCGCAAACTAGATGAACTCATGTGGAAGGGACAATTACAGTCCAACTGA
- a CDS encoding Lrp/AsnC ligand binding domain-containing protein, translating to MSEQIDSLDRKILRLMQQDSRMPFLEIARELKVSGGTVHGRVKKMKEMGLLLGTRISIDPGAMGYRLSAFIGIQINEASRLKNVAQELSKLAEVLEIHYTTGNFGLLIKILVRETAELYEILSQKIQQIKGVQSTQTLIILNTILERDLQV from the coding sequence TTGAGTGAACAGATTGATAGTTTAGACCGCAAAATTCTTAGGCTTATGCAGCAAGACTCCAGAATGCCGTTTCTGGAAATCGCCAGGGAGTTGAAAGTTTCTGGGGGTACGGTTCACGGGCGGGTAAAGAAAATGAAGGAGATGGGGTTGCTTCTCGGTACGAGAATATCAATCGATCCGGGAGCTATGGGCTATCGTTTATCGGCATTTATTGGCATTCAAATCAACGAGGCAAGTCGCTTAAAGAACGTGGCCCAGGAGCTGAGCAAGCTTGCAGAAGTTTTAGAAATTCACTACACGACCGGAAATTTTGGTCTGCTGATAAAGATCTTGGTGCGTGAGACTGCTGAACTCTATGAGATATTATCCCAGAAAATTCAGCAAATCAAAGGAGTACAGTCAACTCAAACATTGATCATACTAAACACCATTCTTGAACGTGACTTACAGGTATAG